A region from the Gossypium hirsutum isolate 1008001.06 chromosome A08, Gossypium_hirsutum_v2.1, whole genome shotgun sequence genome encodes:
- the LOC107946916 gene encoding 3-oxoacyl-[acyl-carrier-protein] synthase I, chloroplastic, producing MAGIVLSGSCSSRLLLRDREAGSNGASLAQYNGLKAVDTMHLPSSRTPKLSCSGPKCRTIRAMASPTVSAPKRETDPKKRIVITGMGLVSVFGSDIDNFYNKLLEGESGITQIDKFDATNYSVRFAGQIRDFSSKGYIDGKNDRRLDDCWRYCLVAGRRALDEANLGSEALEKLDKTRIGVLVGTGMGGLTAFSNGVEALIQKGYKKITPFFIPYSITNMGSALLAIDTGLMGPNYSISTACATANYCFYAAANHIRRGEADIMVAGGTEAAVMPTGIGGFIACRALSQRNDEPKRASRPWDKDRDGFVMGEGCGVLVMESLDHAMQRGANIIAEYLGGAVTCDAHHMTDPRSDGLGVSSCISKSLEDAGVSPEEVNYVNAHATSTLAGDLAEVNAIKMVFKNTSEIKMNGTKSMIGHGLGAAGGLEAIATVKAITTGWLHPTINQDNLEPEVTIDTVPNVKKQHEVNVAISNSFGFGGHNSVVVFAPFKP from the exons ATGGCAGGCATTGTTCTATCTGGTTCTTGTTCTTCAAGGTTGCTGCTTAGAGACAGAGAAGCAGGTAGCAATGGAGCTTCTCTGGCTCAGTACAATGGGCTCAAAGCTGTGGACACCATGCACTTGCCTTCATCTCGGACCCCTAAACTTTCTTGTTCAG GTCCAAAATGCAGAACAATCAGGGCCATGGCATCGCCAACGGTCTCTGCTCCGAAAAGAGAAACAGATCCTAAGAAAAGAATAGTTATAACAGGAATGGGTCTAGTGTCAGTTTTTGGCAGTGACATTGATAACTTCTATAACAAACTTCTTGAGGGAGAGAGTGGTATCACACAAATTGACAAGTTTGATGCTACAAATTATTCAGTCCGATTCGCTGGTCAAATCCGTGATTTTTCATCTAAAGGGTACATCGACGGGAAGAATGATCGTCGTCTCGATGATTGCTGGAGGTATTGCTTAGTTGCTGGACGAAGGGCCCTGGATGAAGCCAACCTTGGTTCTGAAGCCCTTGAGAAA CTGGACAAAACAAGGATTGGGGTGCTGGTGGGCACAGGCATGGGAGGGCTAACAGCTTTCAGCAATGGAGTGGAAGCTCTGATTCAAAAGGGATACAAGAAGATCACTCCATTTTTTATCCCTTACTCCATCACCAACATGGGATCAGCATTACTAGCTATAGATACTGGCTTAATGGGACCTAACTATTCCATTTCAACTGCTTGTGCAACTGCAAATTACTGCTTTTATGCAGCTGCCAATCACATCAGGAGAGGTGAAGCTGACATCATGGTAGCTGGTGGGACCGAGGCTGCTGTCATGCCGACTGGGATCGGCGGGTTTATAGCTTGCCGGGCATTGTCTCAACGAAATGATGAACCCAAGAGGGCTTCCAGACCTTGGGACAAGGACCGTGATGGTTTCGTCATGGGAGAAGGCTGTGGTGTACTG GTTATGGAGAGCTTGGATCATGCTATGCAAAGAGGGGCTAACATCATTGCAGAATACTTGGGGGGTGCTGTGACTTGCGATGCTCATCATATGACTGATCCCCGTTCAGATGGGCTTGGAGTTTCATCATGCATAAGCAAAAGTTTAGAAGATGCTGGAGTTTCCCCTGAAGAG GTGAACTATGTAAATGCTCATGCGACATCCACGTTGGCAGGAGATTTGGCTGAGGTTAATGCAATAAAAATGGTCTTCAAGAACACCTCTGAGATAAAGATGAATGGGACAAAG TCAATGATTGGACATGGACTTGGAGCTGCTGGAGGATTGGAGGCCATAGCAACCGTAAAAGCAATTACAACTGGCTGGCTGCATCCTACCATTAACCAAGAT AACTTGGAGCCTGAAGTGACAATCGATACTGTTCCCAATGTGAAGAAACAGCATGAAGTCAATGTTG CTATCTCCAATTCATTTGGATTCGGTGGACACAATTCAGTGGTAGTTTTTGCTCCTTTCAAACCATAA